The window ATTTCGAAGTTTAGTTATTTCGAAGTTTAGTTATTTCGAAGTTTAGTTATTTCGAAGTTTAGTTATTTCGAAGTTTAGTTATTTCGAAGTTTAGTTAATTATATTTCAATTCCACTCCAAATTTATGTAATCAGGGACGAATTAGAAGAGACGAATTAGAATAGACGAATTAGAAGGGAAGAAGTAAAATGGAAGAAGTAACAAGGATGAATTGTCACCATGCAGTTGCATAGAATCAGTTTTTCATCACGTGCGGTCGTTGAAGATCCTTTTAAATGGGCATACACGCTCGAAGACCATGGGTATACAGGCTGGGAGATCGTACAGGAAGGGTCCCAGTGTCTGAGTAACAAGACCGTTCAGAACCTGAAGAATATTTATGAAACCACCAGCCTGGAACTGACCCTGCATTTACCTTTTTCTGATATGAACCTGGCAGGTTTGAATGACTCAATCCGTGCAGAAGTCCTCAGGCAGATGAAGAACTACCTTACCCTTGCCTCGAACTATGTCAATCTTGCTGTGGTACATCCCGGATATCTCTCCCCTTATGGGGTACAGGTTCCGCAGCAAGCCTATATGACAAACCTTGCCTCTATCCGTGAATTATGTGACTTTGCAGCAGATTTCGGGATCCTTATAGCTGTTGAGAATATGCCCGATTTCCCAAAAATTTTTGGCAAATACCCGGATGAAATGCAGGAAATGCTCGATGCTGTCGGGAGCCACAACGTTGGCTTCACCCTGGACGTTGGGCACGCAAACACTGTTGGGCTTGTAGACGAGTTTCTGGACCAGCTGGGAAGCAGGATCTCCCATGTTCACATCCATGATAATATGGGCAAAAAAGATGAACACCTCCCTCTCGGAGAGGGCACTGTGAACTGGAAACAGGTTATGGAGAAGCTCTCAAACTATAGGGGAATCTTTGTTACTGAAATGGCTTCAGTCGAAGAAGGGATCAAGAGCCTCGAGTTCTTAAGAAAGTTATGAGTTTGCAGGGCTCCACTTTCCATTTTCTTTATTTTTCAGCTCTTTCACTCAGGTAGCTCTTTTTCTTTCAGGTATTTAGCCCAGTCTCCATGCTGGATTTTCTCCTTTTCGGGCTTTTCGTCATATACGTAGATGACGCCCCGAAGTTTTTTCTCTGTGAGTTCCAGGTCTACGTATTCCCTGTGGTAGCCTCCGAAAAGTTCCATGTAATCAATGGACTTCGCAATCTCGAGTTGCTTTTTTCCTGAAAATCTTCGCACCTCTGCGACCACGGAACCATTTTCCGATGGGTAAACAGCAGGGTAGGGGCCAAGGGAATAGAGGGAATATCCCGGAACTCTGGCTGTCCCAAGGAATTCCGACCTGTTCGGAAGGTCAAAGCGCTGGTTATTGTAGAGCCCGTTTCTTAAGCTGCCGTAAAGTGCCATTACGATCTCTTCGCCTTCCACTCTTTCGTATGAGCGCTGCCAGCAGATGTTTCGGTGGAAAGTATTCCCGTAAAGGGTTTTGTCTTTCTCTGAGGTTCTGTCTTCCCCTGACCTGTTTACCATGGCTTATACCTTTTACACTCGGTCTCAAACTTAATCTCAAACTTTATTTCAAACACTTAATCTCAAATTTAATCTCAAACTTAATCTCAAACTTAATCTCAAACTTAATCTCAAACTTAATCTCAAACTTTATTTCAAGTTAGTTTCGAAAAGCCGTAAGCTGCAAAGCGCTGGGTCAGGTCAAGGTTTGAAATCAGGAAACGGTCTTCTTTGCTGTAGGCAACCTTTTTATTTCCTGAAAGTTCCAGCACGCAGGTAGTGCCTGGCTTTGCTTCCTTTACTTCCTTTCCGTCAACCAGGATTTTCTCAACGCGCACAGGTTCGGACTGCAAACCGACAAAAATGTGAAGTACACTTTCAGGTTCTATCTTTTTCGTGAATTTTGAGATTGTACATTCCAGAACGTAGTCAGAGGTTATGTTTTCTTTATCTGAAATAATAAAACCTCTTTCTATATCTTTTGCCTGGACATTTTTCAAGCGCATGCCAACTCTTGTGCCTGTCGGGGCGCTGTCGATGTCAACATCATGGCTCTGAATTGACTTAATTTCGATTTCCCTGTCCAGTGGAAATATTTTGGTTTTGTCTTTTTCCTTTGAGATTCCCTGCTTGACAACTCCGAGAACAACACATCCTTTGCCCTTCACATCGAAAGCGTGGTCTATAAAGATCCTTGCAGGCAGGCTGTTAAGCTCTGCATGTTCGACTTCTATTTTCTTTGCCATCTCATTTATTCTGGTTTTAAGGTCGTCCACGCCTTCAAAGGGGTTTTTTGCGCTTTTGTTTGTGTTCAGGGAAATAAATTCCCAGTCATGGAGTGCGGTTCCTGCAGTGATTACCTTTAGTTTTGCCTTAAATTCGTCAACTGCATGCATGTTGGTGCTGTCTGATTTCGTCAGGGCAATAATTCCATGTTTGAAACCGAGCAGGTCCAATGCGATGATACATTCTCCTGTATGGGCGTCCAGACCCTCAGGAGGGATGCACAGGAGGGCTATATCGGAAATATTCAATACTGTGACAAGGGATTTCAAGGTTTTCGGATAGCTTTGAGCATCCACAAAAACCATATTCTTGCCTTCCTTAGCGGTGTTATACATCGTTATATCGGAAACTGTTCCTTTTTTCCCGAGGTTTGCGGCGAGGGAGGTCCTGCCGCTTTTTTCTGTTCCTATGATTGCAACGTTTACCATTGTGAGTCCCCTTTTCTGAATCAATGCTATGTAAGGAGTATTTCCAGATTTTTTTAATTTGTTTTGGATGTAAGGATTAATTTAAATCTTAATATTTTCAGATAAACCGGGTTTTTTGAAATTTGCAACTCGTTTTAAACTGCAACTTTTAGACTACGATTTTCGCTAACTTTGTATCGGCCACTGGTATTAATGTACAGTATTTTACTACTAAAAGTAAGATATATTCTTGTTGAGGGGTTTTAAATTAAAATTACGTAAATTGGTGGAAGATCCTTTTGTCATTGATCGGATTGACACAATTAATCCTGTATTAACACTAAAAAGGTTTACCTTCAGGCTATGACTCTAAAACAGAAATTACCACATTACATTGTATCTTTAACTCAAGTGCGTAAGTCCAACTTTTTTTAAAAATCTACTTTTTGTTTGTGCAACCTGCAACAAATCACAAAGATTTATTCTGAATTTTGAATCACACAGAAAAAAAGTCAGATAAAAGCAAAAAATATAGATTGCTTTTTCAAGAAACGTATTATAAAACGGACGTGGCGTTTGTCTCTACAGAAAGCAGGATCAAAAACAGAATCCAGACTGCAGGTGAACCAAACATGTAGCCTGGAAGAGCTGGTGTGGTAGAAGAACTGAGGTATATTCTCACTTACTAGACATGGAATTATATCTATCTTTTGAATGTATTCTATATAGTACTATTTGAAACGAAAGGGCAAATTTAAAGGCATAGAGCTGAAACAGTTTCATTATTTTTCTACACATCCTATTGTAACATACTATTTTTCGCATGAGGACTGTATATTGGATAATTATATTGCTGCTGGTGGTTTACTTTAAGTATCTTACTTTCTGCTCTCTAATTTTTATTATACGTTCTTTGCAAAAAATTCGGTTAGGAACCAGGAGTATTTAGAACTACGAGCTTTGAGGTTTACTTTATATAGATATCTTTATATACTCTTTGTCTATATAGATCATGATCTGCTACTTAGGGCCTCTTCAGGAGGATTATTTATTACAAAGGAAAAAAGAAAAGTCCAGTTTACAGGAAATTCTACCTACATCGTGTCCCTTCCCATAAAATGGGCACGAGATGTCGGGATTAAAGCCGGGGATACACTGAACCTTACAGCCATGCCTAATAAAACCCTGCTGGTTTCCTCAAGTGTGGTTCCGAATGAAAGTTCTGTTCTTAAGGCATCTATAGATTATCTCCACACTGAAAGTGCAGAAAACAATCTAAGAATTATCATTTCTCATTATCTTGCAGGTTATGATTCTCTCAGGCTGACTACCAGCAAAGGTTTCAGTGCTTATGACCGCAAGTTTATCAAGGATTCAGTTCGTCAGAACTTGATAGGTCTCGAACTTGTAGAAGA is drawn from Methanosarcina lacustris Z-7289 and contains these coding sequences:
- a CDS encoding sugar phosphate isomerase/epimerase family protein gives rise to the protein MQLHRISFSSRAVVEDPFKWAYTLEDHGYTGWEIVQEGSQCLSNKTVQNLKNIYETTSLELTLHLPFSDMNLAGLNDSIRAEVLRQMKNYLTLASNYVNLAVVHPGYLSPYGVQVPQQAYMTNLASIRELCDFAADFGILIAVENMPDFPKIFGKYPDEMQEMLDAVGSHNVGFTLDVGHANTVGLVDEFLDQLGSRISHVHIHDNMGKKDEHLPLGEGTVNWKQVMEKLSNYRGIFVTEMASVEEGIKSLEFLRKL
- a CDS encoding gamma-glutamylcyclotransferase family protein, with amino-acid sequence MVNRSGEDRTSEKDKTLYGNTFHRNICWQRSYERVEGEEIVMALYGSLRNGLYNNQRFDLPNRSEFLGTARVPGYSLYSLGPYPAVYPSENGSVVAEVRRFSGKKQLEIAKSIDYMELFGGYHREYVDLELTEKKLRGVIYVYDEKPEKEKIQHGDWAKYLKEKELPE
- a CDS encoding selenocysteine-specific translation elongation factor, with the translated sequence MVNVAIIGTEKSGRTSLAANLGKKGTVSDITMYNTAKEGKNMVFVDAQSYPKTLKSLVTVLNISDIALLCIPPEGLDAHTGECIIALDLLGFKHGIIALTKSDSTNMHAVDEFKAKLKVITAGTALHDWEFISLNTNKSAKNPFEGVDDLKTRINEMAKKIEVEHAELNSLPARIFIDHAFDVKGKGCVVLGVVKQGISKEKDKTKIFPLDREIEIKSIQSHDVDIDSAPTGTRVGMRLKNVQAKDIERGFIISDKENITSDYVLECTISKFTKKIEPESVLHIFVGLQSEPVRVEKILVDGKEVKEAKPGTTCVLELSGNKKVAYSKEDRFLISNLDLTQRFAAYGFSKLT